The following coding sequences lie in one Silvanigrella aquatica genomic window:
- the udk gene encoding uridine kinase translates to MWHKHSYKLHSLEHKVREAKGKLLNGDRGFMPPFIIGVCGGSGSGKTTFCRQLVKYLGTDHVLHISQDSYYKDLSHLPFDQREKINFDHPDIIEFPLLVSHLDELCLGKNVALPLYDFAKHSRMMGNQFATPKPIVILEGVLLFSDSDTEKRINHKVFIDTSEQVRFERRLKRDVRERGRTPESVHSQFNSTVGPMHNIFVEPGKTKADQIISGEQSFEQVIEDLSLKIIKEIWTL, encoded by the coding sequence ATGTGGCATAAGCATTCCTATAAATTACATTCACTTGAGCATAAAGTCAGAGAAGCAAAAGGCAAGCTCTTGAATGGGGATCGTGGGTTTATGCCTCCTTTCATTATAGGTGTTTGCGGTGGATCAGGCAGTGGCAAAACGACGTTCTGCAGGCAGTTGGTTAAATACTTGGGAACGGATCACGTTCTACATATCAGTCAGGATTCCTACTACAAAGATTTGAGTCACCTTCCCTTCGATCAGCGCGAAAAAATAAACTTTGATCATCCTGATATCATTGAATTTCCTCTCCTTGTTTCCCACTTAGATGAGCTTTGCCTTGGCAAAAATGTCGCTTTACCTCTTTACGATTTTGCCAAACACAGCCGTATGATGGGAAATCAATTTGCCACTCCAAAACCGATCGTTATTCTTGAAGGCGTGTTACTTTTTTCAGACTCCGACACCGAAAAAAGAATAAATCATAAAGTTTTTATTGATACATCTGAGCAAGTCAGATTTGAGAGACGTCTGAAGCGGGACGTACGTGAAAGAGGCAGAACCCCCGAGTCTGTCCACAGTCAATTCAACAGCACCGTAGGACCCATGCATAATATTTTTGTCGAGCCCGGAAAGACAAAAGCCGATCAAATCATCTCGGGTGAACAATCCTTTGAACAGGTCATTGAAGATCTTTCTTTAAAAATAATTAAAGAAATTTGGACTTTATAA
- a CDS encoding ABC transporter substrate-binding protein, whose translation MKHKLGILSSKKVKFFLITPIILAAGIYLYSNILPNLNKSQAEENEKSQLEKDMLTINMAALPFVPWDTEEAPIHVTETFSAAVHGSLTPIFELSEKDTSNQNTLFKKYECQNTICTAELKKGVLFHNTREVNAYDVEFSLTRRLIAPKKTPYVRSLLDNIVGVDDVKQENIDYISVNDIIYPSKALTGIEVKDKYNIIFHLKKENKLFFSRISDGKLPIVPIEEIEDDYIKWKRFPVGFGKYKVTGANLVEHKYFLEKNLESEKIPKFITLLYDFGNIGDIKMLLGSPDRGVAEYENKVIFSNVYSNAGFLYNYQTELGNNENFRKAISLALDREKIAGASIFGEMLAEDQMFSNIGWQKEYRADVPLAKQNIEEAKRLLSLVPEHLWKNKTFQVPTFWEDAKEINSLPYIPEIQRQLKEIGIETEFLNTNTDYDKFTDDDENVLWFTGFGFPNQDPNKNFAHFRNGSYFTHEHPNDPKYEELYQKSVQNFSRSSEDTKFLSQYFTQKNIMTIMMVQRMSVSYDSRKIVSLGNQYNGVRLAIWEIKLKD comes from the coding sequence ATGAAGCATAAATTAGGTATTTTATCATCAAAAAAAGTAAAATTTTTTTTGATTACCCCTATCATTTTAGCTGCTGGAATTTATTTATATTCTAATATATTACCTAATTTGAATAAAAGCCAAGCAGAAGAAAATGAAAAGTCTCAATTAGAAAAAGACATGCTCACGATAAATATGGCAGCTTTGCCTTTCGTACCATGGGATACAGAAGAAGCTCCTATCCATGTTACTGAAACCTTTTCTGCTGCTGTTCATGGAAGCCTCACCCCCATTTTTGAATTGAGTGAAAAAGACACTTCAAACCAAAATACTCTTTTTAAAAAATATGAATGTCAAAATACAATTTGCACAGCGGAACTTAAAAAAGGCGTTTTATTTCATAATACAAGAGAAGTGAATGCGTATGACGTTGAATTCTCTTTAACTAGAAGATTAATTGCTCCCAAAAAAACTCCCTATGTGCGCTCACTACTGGACAATATTGTTGGAGTTGATGATGTCAAACAAGAAAATATCGACTATATTTCTGTAAATGATATTATATACCCTTCCAAAGCATTGACTGGAATTGAAGTAAAAGATAAATACAATATTATTTTTCATTTGAAAAAAGAAAATAAATTATTTTTTAGCCGTATTTCTGATGGAAAACTTCCAATCGTTCCAATTGAAGAAATTGAAGATGATTATATAAAGTGGAAACGATTTCCTGTAGGTTTTGGTAAATATAAGGTAACAGGAGCAAATCTTGTAGAACATAAATATTTTTTAGAGAAAAATTTAGAATCAGAAAAAATTCCTAAATTTATTACTCTATTATACGATTTTGGAAATATTGGCGATATTAAGATGCTTTTAGGTTCACCCGATAGAGGTGTTGCCGAGTACGAAAATAAAGTTATTTTTTCTAACGTCTATTCGAATGCAGGATTTTTATATAACTACCAAACAGAACTTGGAAATAATGAAAACTTTAGAAAAGCGATTTCACTTGCCTTAGATAGAGAAAAAATTGCAGGAGCTTCAATATTTGGAGAAATGCTTGCAGAAGATCAAATGTTTTCTAATATTGGTTGGCAAAAAGAATATCGTGCCGACGTTCCCTTAGCAAAGCAAAATATCGAAGAAGCCAAAAGATTGCTCAGCCTTGTTCCAGAGCATTTATGGAAAAATAAGACATTCCAAGTGCCGACTTTTTGGGAAGATGCGAAAGAAATTAATTCATTGCCCTATATTCCAGAAATTCAAAGACAACTCAAAGAAATTGGTATCGAAACTGAATTTTTAAATACAAATACGGATTATGATAAATTTACTGATGATGATGAAAATGTTTTATGGTTTACAGGCTTTGGGTTCCCTAATCAAGATCCTAATAAAAACTTTGCACATTTTCGTAATGGATCTTACTTCACACATGAACATCCAAACGATCCAAAATACGAAGAATTATATCAAAAATCTGTGCAAAACTTTTCCCGCTCAAGTGAAGATACAAAATTTTTAAGTCAATATTTTACTCAAAAAAATATTATGACAATCATGATGGTGCAGCGTATGTCAGTATCATATGATTCGAGAAAAATAGTCAGTTTGGGCAACCAGTATAATGGTGTTCGCTTGGCAATCTGGGAAATTAAGCTTAAAGACTAA
- a CDS encoding cobalamin B12-binding domain-containing protein: MSFSKIPRVLIAKCGLDGHDRGAKYIAKALRDAGMEVIYTGVRQSTEDVAQTAIQEDVDIVGLSLLSGAHNTLFPKLIESLKNHGGGDIPVFGGGVIPDSDIPYLLSLGVKAIFTPGTTVQDVIKEIKKILEG, translated from the coding sequence ATTTCGTTTTCAAAGATTCCAAGGGTTTTAATCGCAAAATGCGGTTTAGATGGTCATGATCGTGGCGCAAAATACATAGCGAAGGCTCTACGCGATGCGGGTATGGAAGTGATTTACACGGGAGTGAGGCAGTCAACAGAAGATGTGGCTCAAACAGCTATACAGGAGGATGTTGATATTGTTGGACTTTCTTTGTTGTCAGGTGCTCATAATACACTATTTCCTAAACTTATTGAATCCTTAAAAAATCATGGAGGTGGTGATATCCCCGTATTTGGAGGAGGGGTGATTCCTGATTCTGATATTCCGTATCTTCTTTCTTTAGGAGTAAAAGCCATATTTACTCCCGGTACGACCGTTCAAGATGTCATTAAAGAAATTAAAAAAATACTTGAAGGATAA
- a CDS encoding ABC transporter substrate-binding protein, which produces MIDSSIFKNQKKILILYFILTIAIILIIYIILNKKNSHLYNDSDLYPDSETITLNLSDQKQIPWNISDVSTYVVETFSAAVHGSLISFSGTFKESTDNSVLFENYFCDGNSCYASLKKGVLFHNKREVNAYDVEFSFTRQLIHFRNDNFAKNILSDIIGIENLKKENLKYITVDSNTYPSGFIEGIKVKDRYNIIFNLNNENSHFFQKISSGYIPIVPIEELDSHYKKWKTFPIGFGKYRVVKADDKEFQYVIEKVNKNEDIPKYIRFIFDEKDIGDIKSCIGLSKKNENYDGHIIFPDIYENGGFLFNFKTELGSNKNFRKAISLALNRSGIAQTSPFGEFVPDDQMLPESGWQKNFRAEIPVKKRNLKKAKELLETIPESLWKDKTFHVHTFWTTNKDLNHEPYFIEIKKQLEEAGIHIIFHNTNMSYTRFTKNDQNVFWWTGFDTATSDPNSNFAFFRNESFFNNISPEDPHFEKLYQEATKSLSKSPIFTRNLSQYFTENNYMVIVFHLRKSLLYQKKRISSFGNQYSPIKILVWELKLNN; this is translated from the coding sequence ATGATAGATTCTTCTATATTCAAAAATCAAAAGAAAATTTTAATCCTCTATTTCATTTTGACTATTGCTATTATATTAATCATTTATATTATCTTAAATAAAAAAAATAGCCATCTTTATAACGATTCTGACTTATATCCAGATAGTGAAACGATTACTTTAAACCTTTCGGATCAAAAACAAATACCTTGGAACATCTCAGATGTTTCAACATATGTTGTTGAAACATTTTCTGCCGCTGTTCACGGAAGTCTTATATCTTTTAGTGGCACTTTCAAAGAATCTACTGACAATAGCGTGCTTTTTGAAAATTATTTTTGCGACGGTAATTCTTGCTACGCAAGCCTTAAAAAAGGCGTTTTGTTTCATAATAAAAGAGAAGTGAATGCCTATGATGTTGAATTTTCATTTACAAGACAATTGATTCATTTTCGCAACGATAATTTTGCTAAAAATATTCTAAGTGATATCATTGGAATTGAAAATCTGAAAAAAGAAAATCTTAAATATATTACTGTTGATTCAAATACATATCCTTCTGGTTTTATCGAAGGAATTAAAGTAAAAGACAGATACAATATTATTTTTAATCTCAATAATGAAAATAGCCATTTTTTTCAAAAAATTTCGTCTGGATATATTCCTATTGTACCCATCGAAGAACTTGATTCACACTATAAAAAATGGAAAACATTTCCGATCGGATTTGGAAAATACAGAGTAGTTAAAGCAGATGATAAGGAATTTCAATATGTTATTGAAAAAGTAAATAAAAATGAAGATATTCCAAAATACATCCGATTTATTTTTGATGAAAAAGATATTGGCGATATAAAAAGCTGTATTGGACTAAGTAAAAAAAATGAAAACTATGATGGCCATATTATTTTTCCAGACATATATGAAAATGGCGGATTTTTATTTAATTTTAAAACAGAACTAGGTTCAAATAAAAATTTTAGAAAAGCCATATCTTTAGCTTTAAATCGAAGCGGAATTGCACAAACATCTCCTTTTGGTGAATTTGTTCCTGATGATCAAATGCTTCCTGAATCGGGATGGCAGAAAAATTTTCGGGCAGAAATTCCTGTTAAAAAAAGGAATTTAAAAAAAGCTAAAGAACTATTAGAAACAATTCCAGAGTCTCTTTGGAAAGATAAAACATTCCATGTTCATACATTTTGGACTACAAATAAAGATCTTAATCATGAACCTTACTTTATTGAAATAAAAAAGCAATTAGAAGAAGCTGGTATTCATATTATTTTTCACAATACAAATATGTCATACACTAGATTTACTAAAAATGATCAAAATGTATTTTGGTGGACAGGATTTGATACGGCGACAAGTGACCCCAATTCAAATTTTGCATTTTTTAGAAATGAATCATTTTTTAATAATATCTCACCAGAAGACCCTCATTTTGAAAAATTATATCAAGAAGCCACAAAAAGTCTGAGCAAAAGTCCAATATTTACAAGAAATTTGAGTCAATATTTTACTGAAAATAATTATATGGTTATAGTATTTCATCTAAGAAAATCTTTACTTTATCAGAAAAAAAGAATTTCATCATTTGGCAATCAATACAGCCCTATAAAAATATTAGTTTGGGAATTAAAATTAAATAATTAG
- a CDS encoding acyl-CoA carboxylase subunit beta, whose amino-acid sequence MTLSTEKSIFKLNEERARAFEGGGAKRIDAQHEKGKMTARERIQELLDPNSFVELDAFVTHNCVQFGMEKQKFPGDGVVTGYGNIANRPVYIFAQDFTVFGGSLGEMHAKKICKIMDLAVQNGAPVIGLNDSGGARIQEGVSSLGGYADIFYRNTLASGVIPQISAILGPCAGGAVYSPAITDFIVMTRSTSHMFITGPDVIKTVTGEDVDFESLGGAETHLAKSGVADASCADEYETISFIKKLISYIPQNNLETPPLIPCTDSPDRADLDLNSIIPDNPNQPYNMREVIKRVCDCDSFLELQPGYAKNMIIGFARLQGHSVGIVANDPMNLAGVLDINASIKGARFVRFCDSFNIPLIVFTDVPGFLPGIDQEWRGIIKHGAKLLYAFSEATVPRFTVITRKAYGGAYDVMNSKHIGADYNIAWPSAEIAVMGPEGACNIIFKHEIMSAANPEQKRKELIQNYRDTFANPYVTAQKGFIDDVIEPRMTRKLLINALNINKNKRKSLPKRKHGNIPL is encoded by the coding sequence ATGACCTTAAGCACAGAAAAGTCAATTTTTAAATTAAATGAAGAGAGAGCGCGTGCCTTTGAGGGAGGAGGAGCTAAAAGAATTGATGCACAGCATGAAAAAGGAAAAATGACTGCGCGTGAAAGAATTCAAGAGCTTTTAGATCCGAACTCATTTGTTGAACTTGATGCCTTTGTTACGCATAATTGTGTGCAATTTGGAATGGAAAAACAAAAATTTCCAGGTGATGGCGTCGTCACCGGATACGGAAATATTGCCAACCGTCCTGTGTATATTTTTGCACAGGACTTTACTGTATTTGGTGGTTCTTTAGGAGAAATGCACGCTAAAAAAATATGTAAAATAATGGATCTTGCTGTACAAAATGGCGCGCCCGTCATTGGATTAAATGACAGCGGAGGAGCGCGTATTCAGGAGGGAGTATCGAGTTTAGGCGGATATGCCGATATTTTTTACCGCAACACTCTTGCCAGTGGTGTTATTCCTCAAATTAGTGCCATTCTAGGGCCCTGTGCTGGAGGTGCTGTCTACTCGCCTGCCATAACAGATTTTATTGTGATGACACGCAGTACTTCGCATATGTTTATTACCGGCCCCGATGTCATTAAGACGGTCACAGGCGAAGATGTGGATTTTGAATCTTTAGGGGGAGCCGAAACTCATCTCGCGAAGAGTGGCGTGGCCGATGCTTCCTGTGCTGATGAATATGAAACCATTTCTTTTATTAAAAAACTTATTTCATACATTCCACAAAATAACTTAGAAACTCCACCTTTAATTCCTTGTACAGATTCTCCTGATAGAGCGGATTTAGATTTAAATTCAATTATTCCAGACAATCCGAACCAGCCTTATAATATGCGTGAAGTGATAAAAAGAGTTTGTGATTGCGATTCTTTTTTAGAATTGCAACCAGGATATGCAAAAAATATGATTATTGGATTTGCGCGACTTCAGGGGCATTCGGTAGGAATTGTTGCAAATGATCCTATGAATTTAGCTGGTGTTTTAGATATCAATGCCAGTATCAAAGGAGCGCGATTTGTGCGTTTTTGTGACTCTTTTAATATTCCTTTAATTGTTTTTACAGATGTTCCCGGATTTTTACCAGGAATTGATCAGGAATGGCGTGGTATTATTAAGCATGGAGCGAAGTTACTTTATGCTTTTAGTGAAGCTACTGTTCCCAGATTTACAGTCATTACACGGAAAGCATATGGCGGCGCCTATGATGTCATGAATTCAAAACATATCGGAGCCGATTATAATATTGCGTGGCCTAGTGCAGAAATTGCGGTGATGGGGCCTGAAGGAGCATGTAATATTATTTTTAAACATGAAATAATGAGTGCAGCAAATCCCGAACAAAAAAGAAAAGAATTAATTCAGAATTATCGAGATACTTTTGCTAATCCTTACGTAACAGCGCAAAAAGGATTTATTGATGATGTTATTGAGCCAAGAATGACACGTAAATTATTAATAAATGCACTCAATATAAATAAAAATAAACGTAAATCTTTACCGAAAAGGAAGCACGGAAACATTCCTCTATAA
- a CDS encoding ATP-binding protein, whose protein sequence is MQNNYSLEAYRRLIEVSSSINVYERLEKNNFFAAEIWECDQCKNNKFPLWQTNASSISEMRNIVFLKGILKKFNSILIYNDSLIVGVSFPIYSYKISHDKVFQQKKYTLTFYKKALDYKIFSDGTSFLEVFIILNILMFIILLFFIFIPLSILKIKVARNTAKSIEAKTLENIKNMIEHELINQENVLKYPLDLKSSIHAAIHHNNVAQIILRKVKIKNIDPIDVIEDVWKNTSSSHIKLICNININNKINFDQSTLYIAFNTIIKNASHKSVAATEIYINITQNWYQKIKNVILIEISNNGHHIPKNIRGKILYGYTNKIDGHGIGLKNLREILKKTGSSLKLSAQQQTCFSFLVKGSEEKVKICKNYILEHTIQNNTPKNTVNLDIQKPLVIIIEDNEYIWHGWKINMTDANILFFKTPDEFFCHIDEEKMNGNKCLSLIEAIISDFDFGNGVNFINSNLIGGIANEDEEFHGKIILCTGFNESIQNDIPKWMREKIVLFFQKRPVSYKEIIEMLNNKNLNLNHF, encoded by the coding sequence ATGCAAAATAATTACTCTCTAGAGGCTTATAGAAGGCTTATAGAAGTTTCATCATCAATTAATGTGTATGAAAGATTAGAAAAAAATAACTTCTTTGCTGCAGAAATATGGGAGTGCGATCAATGCAAAAATAATAAATTTCCTTTATGGCAAACAAATGCTTCTTCCATTTCCGAAATGAGAAATATCGTATTTTTAAAAGGAATATTAAAAAAATTTAACTCCATTTTAATTTATAACGACAGCTTAATTGTTGGAGTATCTTTCCCAATATATTCTTATAAAATTTCTCACGATAAAGTTTTTCAACAAAAAAAATATACATTAACATTTTACAAAAAAGCATTGGATTATAAAATATTTAGTGATGGTACTTCTTTTTTAGAAGTATTTATAATACTAAATATTCTAATGTTTATAATACTTTTATTTTTTATATTTATTCCTTTATCTATTTTAAAAATTAAAGTTGCAAGAAATACAGCCAAGAGCATTGAAGCCAAAACACTAGAAAATATTAAAAATATGATTGAACATGAACTTATTAATCAAGAGAATGTCCTGAAATATCCTTTGGATTTAAAATCAAGTATCCATGCCGCCATTCATCACAATAACGTGGCACAAATTATTTTAAGAAAAGTTAAAATCAAAAATATTGACCCGATTGATGTTATAGAAGACGTATGGAAAAATACATCATCATCTCATATTAAACTCATTTGCAACATAAACATTAATAATAAGATCAATTTCGATCAAAGCACTTTATATATTGCGTTTAATACGATTATAAAAAATGCTTCGCATAAAAGTGTTGCTGCTACTGAAATTTATATTAATATTACACAAAATTGGTATCAAAAAATTAAAAATGTTATTCTTATTGAAATTTCAAATAATGGTCATCACATTCCTAAAAATATTAGAGGAAAAATATTATATGGCTACACAAATAAAATAGATGGGCATGGCATTGGACTTAAAAATCTTAGAGAAATTCTTAAAAAAACAGGGAGTAGTTTAAAGTTAAGCGCTCAACAGCAAACTTGCTTTTCATTTCTTGTGAAAGGATCTGAGGAAAAGGTTAAAATATGTAAAAATTACATATTAGAACACACAATTCAAAATAATACCCCTAAAAATACAGTTAATCTGGATATTCAAAAACCACTCGTCATTATAATTGAAGATAATGAATATATTTGGCATGGCTGGAAAATCAATATGACTGATGCAAATATTTTGTTTTTTAAAACTCCCGATGAGTTCTTCTGCCATATTGATGAGGAGAAAATGAATGGTAACAAATGCCTCTCGCTTATTGAAGCTATAATAAGCGATTTTGACTTTGGAAATGGTGTTAATTTTATAAATTCCAATTTAATTGGTGGAATTGCTAATGAAGACGAAGAATTTCATGGAAAAATTATTC